One part of the Thiohalorhabdus denitrificans genome encodes these proteins:
- a CDS encoding response regulator transcription factor produces MSEPTISRRLQPGFIIVTTDDAIARELKEAAGEDWQVEVVPAIEDAGEWNEILLYRFILLDLEQGAGDPVEQLQRIRREYMINTPVLAFGGDKATWDRVRPEGADRLFERGEITSKLPEFMEALGW; encoded by the coding sequence ATGAGCGAACCGACCATCAGCCGGCGCCTGCAGCCCGGTTTCATCATCGTCACCACCGACGACGCCATCGCCCGGGAGCTCAAGGAGGCGGCCGGGGAGGACTGGCAGGTGGAAGTGGTCCCGGCCATCGAGGACGCCGGGGAGTGGAACGAGATCCTGCTGTACCGCTTCATCCTCCTCGACCTGGAGCAGGGCGCCGGCGACCCCGTGGAGCAGCTGCAGCGGATCCGCCGGGAGTACATGATCAACACGCCCGTCCTGGCCTTCGGCGGCGACAAGGCCACCTGGGACCGGGTGCGCCCGGAGGGCGCCGACCGCCTGTTCGAGCGGGGCGAGATCACCAGCAAGCTGCCGGAGTTCATGGAGGCGCTGGGCTGGTGA
- the ppc gene encoding phosphoenolpyruvate carboxylase — protein sequence MLGNVLKTQAGGEVFEAVEYLRKGYIQLRQEDNTALRDQLAAFIKDLDPDTLTYVIRAFSAYFRLTNVAEEAHTHRLRYQTEQEGESWENSFEDVLGRLKAKGLTPEQCGELLHHLDISPVITAHPTEATRRTLLEGQRRMFLKVKTLDDNRLPPAERQRLERDLGVDIQILWKTDEVRVRRPQVEDEIENGLYYFRESLFLAIPRVYRKLEQALEAVYGDEAPPVPPIMRFGSWIGGDRDGNPYVAADTTAWALRTHKRETLSCYINRVEQLHHILSHSDRFGRPSEEFYERLEHDRRCFPELARHLQQRYFHEPYRQKLRFMRERLMRAHAANEARLSGGIPGAECDYAYTGEEEMLADLRSIADSLASHGDYAVGERELKDLRRIVETFGFFLARLDVREESSRHTMAVSEVLTARGDLERPYEELSEEERVALLTGEIAERTDLVPRGVELSPETRGVLDVFRVMAEMQGEISPQAFGSYIISMTRSASHVLEVLWLAKTAGLLGRNSDGTWFNGISVAPLFETIEDLEHIQKVMTGLLESPVYRSLLAAMGDEQEVMIGYSDSCKDGGIVSSSWALYQAQRQVTDLGQEYGVTVRIFHGRGGTVARGGAPTHKAIRAQPPGTVQGGIKITEQGEVLSSKYANLETAVYELTVMASGALEASRGTVQEMPGDRQDYLDAFAELAEGGERAYRNLTRNTPGFLDYFYEATPLDGISRLNIGSRPSHRAKEDRSLESIRAIAWVFSWSQSRHTLPAWYGLGTALEEFIGDSDDRLAMLQRMYREWPFFNTFLSNIQMSLSKANMDIAAQYASLAHDREGAQEIFAKIRAEYDRTRDLVLKVAQLNGLLEETPMLARSIQRRDPYIDPLNHIQLMLLRRYQNEDLSEEENQRWLGLLLRTINGVAAGQRNTG from the coding sequence ATGCTCGGGAACGTTCTCAAGACCCAGGCCGGCGGCGAGGTGTTCGAGGCCGTCGAATACCTGCGGAAAGGCTATATCCAGCTGCGCCAGGAGGACAACACCGCCCTCCGCGATCAGCTGGCCGCCTTCATCAAGGACCTGGACCCCGACACCCTCACCTACGTGATCCGGGCCTTCTCCGCCTATTTCCGGCTCACCAACGTGGCCGAGGAGGCCCACACCCACCGCCTGCGCTACCAGACGGAGCAGGAAGGGGAGTCGTGGGAGAACAGCTTCGAGGACGTGTTGGGCCGGCTCAAGGCGAAGGGCCTCACCCCGGAGCAGTGCGGGGAGCTGCTGCACCACCTCGACATCTCGCCGGTGATCACCGCCCACCCCACCGAGGCCACCCGCCGCACCCTGCTGGAGGGCCAGCGGCGCATGTTCCTCAAGGTGAAGACCCTCGACGATAACCGCCTGCCGCCCGCCGAGCGCCAGCGGCTGGAGCGGGATCTGGGCGTGGACATCCAGATCCTGTGGAAGACCGACGAGGTGCGGGTGCGCCGGCCGCAGGTGGAGGACGAGATCGAGAACGGCCTCTACTACTTCCGGGAGAGCCTGTTCCTCGCCATCCCGCGGGTCTACCGCAAGCTGGAGCAGGCCCTGGAGGCGGTCTACGGCGACGAGGCCCCCCCGGTGCCGCCCATCATGCGCTTCGGCTCGTGGATCGGCGGCGACCGCGACGGCAACCCCTACGTGGCCGCCGACACCACCGCCTGGGCCCTGCGCACCCACAAGCGCGAGACCCTGTCCTGCTACATCAACCGGGTCGAGCAGCTGCACCACATCCTGTCCCACTCCGACCGCTTCGGCCGGCCCTCGGAGGAGTTCTACGAGCGCCTCGAGCACGACCGGCGCTGCTTCCCCGAGCTGGCCCGCCACCTGCAGCAGCGCTACTTCCATGAGCCCTACCGGCAGAAGCTGCGCTTCATGCGGGAGCGGCTCATGCGGGCCCACGCCGCCAACGAGGCGCGGCTCTCCGGCGGCATCCCGGGGGCGGAGTGCGACTACGCCTACACCGGCGAGGAGGAGATGCTCGCCGACCTGCGCAGCATCGCCGACTCCCTGGCCAGCCACGGCGACTACGCCGTGGGCGAGCGGGAGCTGAAGGACCTGCGGCGGATCGTGGAGACCTTCGGCTTCTTCCTGGCGCGCCTCGACGTGCGCGAGGAGTCCAGCCGCCACACCATGGCCGTGTCGGAGGTGCTGACCGCCCGCGGCGACCTGGAGCGGCCCTACGAAGAGCTCTCCGAGGAGGAGCGGGTGGCGCTGCTCACCGGGGAGATCGCCGAGCGCACCGACCTGGTGCCGCGCGGGGTGGAGCTCTCCCCCGAGACCCGGGGCGTGCTCGACGTCTTCCGGGTCATGGCCGAGATGCAGGGCGAGATCAGCCCGCAGGCCTTCGGCAGCTACATCATCTCCATGACCCGCAGCGCCAGCCACGTGCTGGAGGTGCTGTGGCTGGCCAAGACCGCCGGCCTGCTGGGGCGCAACAGCGACGGCACGTGGTTCAACGGCATCTCGGTGGCGCCGCTGTTCGAAACCATCGAGGACTTGGAGCACATCCAGAAGGTCATGACCGGCCTGCTGGAGAGCCCGGTCTACCGCAGCCTGCTCGCCGCCATGGGCGACGAGCAGGAGGTCATGATCGGCTACTCCGACTCCTGCAAGGACGGCGGCATCGTCTCCTCCTCCTGGGCCCTCTACCAGGCCCAGCGCCAGGTCACGGACCTGGGCCAGGAGTACGGCGTCACCGTGCGCATCTTCCACGGCCGCGGCGGCACCGTGGCGCGGGGCGGCGCCCCCACGCACAAGGCCATCCGCGCCCAGCCCCCCGGGACCGTGCAGGGCGGCATCAAGATCACCGAACAGGGCGAGGTGCTCTCCAGCAAGTACGCCAACCTGGAGACGGCGGTCTACGAGCTGACCGTCATGGCCTCCGGGGCCCTCGAGGCCAGCCGCGGCACGGTGCAGGAGATGCCCGGCGACCGCCAGGACTACCTGGACGCCTTCGCCGAGCTGGCCGAGGGCGGCGAGCGCGCCTACCGGAACCTGACCCGCAACACCCCCGGCTTCCTGGACTACTTCTACGAGGCCACGCCCCTGGACGGCATCAGCCGCCTGAACATCGGCTCCCGGCCCAGCCACCGGGCCAAGGAGGACCGCTCCCTGGAGTCCATCCGGGCCATCGCCTGGGTGTTCAGCTGGAGCCAGAGCCGCCACACCCTGCCGGCGTGGTACGGCCTGGGTACGGCCCTGGAGGAGTTCATCGGCGACAGCGACGACCGCCTGGCCATGCTCCAGCGCATGTACCGGGAGTGGCCGTTCTTCAACACCTTTCTGTCCAACATCCAGATGTCTCTGTCCAAGGCCAACATGGACATCGCCGCGCAGTACGCCTCCCTGGCCCACGACCGGGAGGGCGCCCAGGAGATCTTCGCCAAGATCCGGGCGGAGTACGACCGCACCCGGGATCTGGTGCTGAAGGTGGCGCAACTGAACGGCCTGCTGGAGGAGACGCCCATGCTGGCGCGCTCCATCCAGCGGCGGGACCCCTACATCGACCCGCTGAACCACATCCAGCTGATGCTCCTGCGGCGCTACCAGAACGAGGACCTCTCCGAGGAGGAGAACCAGCGCTGGCTGGGGCTCCTGCTGCGCACCATCAACGGCGTCGCCGCCGGGCAGCGGAATACGGGATGA
- a CDS encoding cytochrome P460 family protein, with protein MRRAPDRQRGWRAGALAGLAAALLLAACAGQEGPEPNPLGPDFPGSVEPEAVWSYLQGSEYRRFWLPESVVNPGIHAGRDPHGPLVDTFVNRAVDSGRPLGKEPLPTGSVIVLESHTNEPHVHAIDVMIKVEGHNPATNDWGFLRFSPGGGVKVSDAEARRQAREENRGCIHCHARTEETDFLFEPRLAR; from the coding sequence ATGAGGCGGGCGCCGGACCGGCAGCGCGGGTGGCGGGCGGGGGCCCTGGCGGGCCTCGCCGCCGCCCTGCTCCTCGCCGCCTGCGCCGGCCAGGAAGGCCCCGAGCCCAACCCCCTGGGCCCCGATTTCCCGGGGAGCGTGGAGCCGGAAGCGGTGTGGAGCTACCTGCAGGGCTCGGAGTACCGGCGCTTCTGGCTCCCCGAATCGGTGGTGAACCCCGGCATCCACGCCGGGCGGGACCCGCACGGGCCGCTGGTGGACACCTTCGTGAACCGGGCCGTGGACAGCGGCCGCCCCCTGGGCAAGGAGCCCCTGCCAACGGGGTCGGTGATCGTCCTGGAGAGCCACACCAACGAGCCCCACGTCCACGCCATCGACGTCATGATCAAGGTGGAGGGCCACAACCCCGCCACCAACGACTGGGGTTTCCTGCGCTTCAGCCCCGGCGGCGGGGTGAAGGTGTCCGACGCGGAGGCGCGGCGCCAGGCGCGGGAGGAGAACCGCGGCTGCATCCACTGCCACGCCCGCACCGAGGAAACCGACTTCCTCTTCGAGCCGCGTCTGGCCCGCTAG
- a CDS encoding FAD-binding oxidoreductase — translation MAASPGLPPGAAHELELLFGPERCHTDPDTLAIYATDDTPRSVPPAGVVFPATTEEVAAVVRTAHRHGVPVVARGAGSGNVGGALPVPGALVVSFECMDAILEVDPANRLLRAQPGVTNQQVQEAAAAHGLFWPPDPGSSPYCQVGGNIAMNSAGPGAVKRGVTRDWVLGLEAVTGTGEVLRAGARTTKGVVGYDLTRLLIGSEGTLGLVTEATLRLWPRPTTKRTARAAFASVADAGEAVQRIMAGGAVPSALEFMDSLAIDALRRGGFGADLPDGTGAVLMVEADGPEAAVAEDFADLTGRLEGPGLLEVRTGASAEEIKELWKARKSLSRAVKRLAPLKINEDVVVPVTALAAFIGRLEGLASEFGLPIVNFGHAGNGNIHVNLMVHPDDPDERARARACLSRVFDTVLELGGTLSGEHGVGSEKAPFVARELDATSRALHNQIKAAFDPKGILNPGKAF, via the coding sequence ATGGCCGCATCCCCCGGTCTGCCGCCGGGCGCCGCCCACGAGCTGGAGCTGCTGTTCGGCCCCGAGCGGTGCCACACGGACCCGGACACCCTCGCCATCTACGCCACCGACGACACGCCGCGCAGTGTGCCGCCGGCCGGCGTGGTGTTCCCGGCCACCACCGAGGAGGTGGCGGCGGTGGTGCGCACCGCCCACCGCCACGGGGTGCCGGTGGTGGCGCGCGGCGCCGGCTCCGGAAACGTGGGCGGGGCGCTGCCCGTGCCCGGGGCGCTGGTGGTGTCCTTCGAGTGCATGGACGCCATCCTGGAGGTGGACCCGGCCAACCGGCTCCTGCGCGCCCAGCCCGGCGTCACCAACCAGCAGGTGCAGGAGGCCGCCGCCGCGCACGGCCTGTTCTGGCCCCCGGACCCCGGCAGCTCCCCCTACTGCCAGGTGGGCGGCAACATCGCCATGAACAGCGCGGGGCCGGGCGCCGTGAAGCGCGGCGTCACCCGCGACTGGGTGCTGGGCCTGGAGGCGGTGACGGGCACCGGCGAGGTGCTGCGCGCCGGCGCGCGCACCACCAAGGGCGTGGTGGGCTACGACCTCACCCGGTTGCTCATCGGCTCGGAGGGCACCCTGGGCCTGGTCACCGAGGCCACCCTGCGCCTGTGGCCGCGCCCGACCACCAAGCGCACCGCCCGCGCCGCCTTCGCCAGCGTCGCCGACGCGGGCGAGGCCGTGCAGCGCATCATGGCCGGCGGCGCCGTGCCCTCCGCGCTGGAGTTCATGGACAGCCTCGCCATCGACGCCCTGCGCCGCGGCGGCTTCGGGGCCGACCTGCCCGACGGCACCGGCGCGGTGCTCATGGTGGAGGCCGACGGCCCCGAGGCGGCGGTTGCGGAGGATTTCGCCGACCTCACCGGGCGCCTGGAGGGCCCGGGCCTGCTGGAGGTGCGGACCGGCGCCTCCGCCGAGGAGATCAAGGAGCTGTGGAAGGCCCGCAAGTCCCTGTCCCGGGCGGTGAAGCGCCTGGCGCCGTTGAAGATCAACGAGGACGTGGTGGTGCCGGTCACCGCCCTGGCCGCGTTCATCGGCCGGCTGGAAGGCCTGGCGTCGGAGTTCGGCCTGCCCATCGTCAACTTCGGCCACGCCGGTAACGGCAACATCCATGTCAATCTCATGGTGCACCCCGACGATCCCGACGAGAGGGCCCGCGCCCGCGCCTGCCTGAGCCGCGTGTTCGACACCGTGCTGGAGCTGGGCGGCACCCTGTCCGGCGAGCACGGCGTGGGCTCCGAGAAGGCCCCGTTCGTCGCTCGCGAGCTGGACGCCACCAGCCGCGCGCTGCACAACCAGATCAAGGCCGCCTTCGACCCCAAGGGCATCCTCAACCCCGGCAAGGCGTTCTAA
- a CDS encoding metallophosphoesterase family protein: MTEPFRFLHLADLHLDTAFRGRDEAVREALRKATRDAFEAAVDTAIERGAHAVLLAGDVFDGELLTFATERYLLDGCRRLGEAGVTVVLCTGNHDPGGASHRTRALDWPDNVRLAYGAQPVTVDIPGADGAPVGRVVAAGHAKAREDRNLAASFPAQNGDLPTVGLLHTQVVGADSAENHDTYAPSEPGDFDKPGYHYWALGHIHKRQAVREDPPVWYPGNLQGRHPREAGPKGGNWVEIPAFGLAQVAFVPLAPLTWQTVAVEDPGGESFDALVADLAARVPEPEAEQRVVRLELSGPHPLAGELTLEENRRELEEQLADRLDALAVEVRDRGLHRPVDLEGLRDSPSPLATALELLERAGADDDLLDALAPEELSPAAPADAEARRAYLRELLADLEPELVDRLVRPEGRE; the protein is encoded by the coding sequence ATGACCGAACCCTTCCGCTTCCTCCACCTCGCCGACCTGCACCTGGACACCGCCTTCCGGGGGCGGGATGAAGCCGTGCGCGAGGCCCTGCGGAAGGCCACGCGGGACGCCTTTGAGGCGGCGGTGGACACGGCCATCGAGCGCGGCGCGCACGCGGTGCTGCTAGCCGGGGACGTCTTCGACGGCGAGCTGCTCACCTTCGCCACCGAGCGCTACTTGCTGGACGGCTGCCGCCGCCTGGGCGAGGCCGGGGTCACCGTGGTGCTCTGCACCGGCAACCACGACCCCGGCGGCGCCAGCCACCGCACCCGCGCCCTGGACTGGCCGGACAACGTCCGGCTCGCCTACGGCGCCCAGCCCGTCACCGTGGACATCCCGGGCGCCGACGGCGCCCCGGTGGGGCGGGTGGTAGCCGCCGGCCACGCCAAGGCCCGCGAGGACCGCAATCTGGCGGCCTCCTTCCCCGCCCAGAACGGCGACCTGCCCACCGTGGGCCTGCTGCACACCCAGGTGGTGGGCGCCGACTCCGCCGAGAACCACGACACCTACGCCCCCAGCGAGCCCGGCGACTTCGACAAGCCGGGCTACCACTACTGGGCCCTCGGCCACATCCACAAGCGCCAGGCGGTCCGCGAGGATCCCCCGGTGTGGTACCCCGGCAACCTCCAGGGCCGCCATCCCCGCGAGGCCGGCCCCAAGGGCGGCAACTGGGTGGAGATCCCCGCCTTCGGCCTGGCCCAGGTGGCGTTCGTGCCGCTGGCGCCGCTCACTTGGCAGACCGTGGCGGTGGAGGACCCCGGCGGCGAGAGCTTCGACGCCCTGGTGGCGGACCTGGCCGCGCGGGTGCCCGAGCCGGAGGCGGAGCAGCGGGTGGTGCGCCTGGAGCTGTCCGGGCCCCATCCCCTGGCCGGCGAGCTGACCCTGGAGGAAAACCGCCGCGAGCTGGAGGAGCAGCTCGCCGACCGCCTCGACGCCCTGGCGGTGGAGGTGCGCGACCGCGGCCTGCACCGCCCCGTGGACCTGGAGGGGCTGCGCGACAGCCCCTCGCCCTTGGCCACCGCCCTGGAGCTGCTGGAGCGGGCCGGGGCGGACGACGACCTGCTCGACGCCCTCGCCCCGGAGGAGCTGAGCCCCGCCGCGCCCGCCGACGCCGAGGCGCGCCGCGCCTACCTGCGGGAGCTGCTCGCCGACCTGGAGCCGGAGCTGGTGGACCGCCTGGTGCGGCCGGAGGGCCGCGAATGA